A window of the Citrus sinensis cultivar Valencia sweet orange chromosome 9, DVS_A1.0, whole genome shotgun sequence genome harbors these coding sequences:
- the LOC102619879 gene encoding adrenodoxin-like protein 2, mitochondrial isoform X2 produces the protein MINVTFVDKDIEEKNIKVPVGVSMLEVAHENDIELEGACEGSLACSTCHVIVMDMDYYNKLQDPTDEEMTCWILLLGLQRRKFWSHLGCQIVARPELDGICLALPAASRNFAVDGFVPKPR, from the exons ATAAACGTGACATTTGTTGACAAGGATATAGAAGAAAAGAACATTAAGGTCCCAGTTGGAGTGTCTATGCTGGAAGTGGCTCATGAAAATGATATAGAACTCGAAG GTGCATGTGAAGGCTCGCTTGCCTGCTCAACATGTCATGTGATTGTGATG GACATGGACTACTACAATAAATTACAAGACCCAACTGATGAAGAAATGACATGTTGGATCTTGCTTTTGGGCTTACAGAGACGTAAGTTCTG gtCACATCTGGGATGTCAAATAGTAGCAAGGCCTGAACTTGATGGAATTTGCTTGGCCCTTCCTGCTGCCAGTCGAAACTTTGCTGTAGATGGTTTTGTACCAAAACCACGCTAG
- the LOC102619879 gene encoding adrenodoxin-like protein 2, mitochondrial isoform X3 — protein sequence MVKELSREEKNIKVPVGVSMLEVAHENDIELEGACEGSLACSTCHVIVMDMDYYNKLQDPTDEEMTCWILLLGLQRRKFWSHLGCQIVARPELDGICLALPAASRNFAVDGFVPKPR from the exons AAGAAAAGAACATTAAGGTCCCAGTTGGAGTGTCTATGCTGGAAGTGGCTCATGAAAATGATATAGAACTCGAAG GTGCATGTGAAGGCTCGCTTGCCTGCTCAACATGTCATGTGATTGTGATG GACATGGACTACTACAATAAATTACAAGACCCAACTGATGAAGAAATGACATGTTGGATCTTGCTTTTGGGCTTACAGAGACGTAAGTTCTG gtCACATCTGGGATGTCAAATAGTAGCAAGGCCTGAACTTGATGGAATTTGCTTGGCCCTTCCTGCTGCCAGTCGAAACTTTGCTGTAGATGGTTTTGTACCAAAACCACGCTAG
- the LOC102619879 gene encoding adrenodoxin-like protein 1, mitochondrial isoform X1 codes for MCAGVVGILVFSMFGTSEPIFRGNMDEFFSCYSACSPTSWLLKLNDLLCFTSGACEGSLACSTCHVIVMDMDYYNKLQDPTDEEMTCWILLLGLQRRKFWSHLGCQIVARPELDGICLALPAASRNFAVDGFVPKPR; via the exons ATGTGCGCCGGGGTGGTTGGTATCTTAGTTTTCTCCATGTTTGGAACTTCAGAACCAATTTTCAGGGGCAACAtggatgaatttttttcatgCTATTCAGCTTGTAGTCCTACATCATGGTTGCTAAAACTTAATGATCTGCTTTGTTTCACCTCAGGTGCATGTGAAGGCTCGCTTGCCTGCTCAACATGTCATGTGATTGTGATG GACATGGACTACTACAATAAATTACAAGACCCAACTGATGAAGAAATGACATGTTGGATCTTGCTTTTGGGCTTACAGAGACGTAAGTTCTG gtCACATCTGGGATGTCAAATAGTAGCAAGGCCTGAACTTGATGGAATTTGCTTGGCCCTTCCTGCTGCCAGTCGAAACTTTGCTGTAGATGGTTTTGTACCAAAACCACGCTAG
- the LOC102619879 gene encoding adrenodoxin-like protein 1, mitochondrial isoform X5, whose product MVKELSRGLCACEGSLACSTCHVIVMDMDYYNKLQDPTDEEMTCWILLLGLQRRKFWSHLGCQIVARPELDGICLALPAASRNFAVDGFVPKPR is encoded by the exons GTGCATGTGAAGGCTCGCTTGCCTGCTCAACATGTCATGTGATTGTGATG GACATGGACTACTACAATAAATTACAAGACCCAACTGATGAAGAAATGACATGTTGGATCTTGCTTTTGGGCTTACAGAGACGTAAGTTCTG gtCACATCTGGGATGTCAAATAGTAGCAAGGCCTGAACTTGATGGAATTTGCTTGGCCCTTCCTGCTGCCAGTCGAAACTTTGCTGTAGATGGTTTTGTACCAAAACCACGCTAG
- the LOC102619879 gene encoding adrenodoxin-like protein 1, mitochondrial isoform X6 — MVKELSRGACEGSLACSTCHVIVMDMDYYNKLQDPTDEEMTCWILLLGLQRRKFWSHLGCQIVARPELDGICLALPAASRNFAVDGFVPKPR, encoded by the exons GTGCATGTGAAGGCTCGCTTGCCTGCTCAACATGTCATGTGATTGTGATG GACATGGACTACTACAATAAATTACAAGACCCAACTGATGAAGAAATGACATGTTGGATCTTGCTTTTGGGCTTACAGAGACGTAAGTTCTG gtCACATCTGGGATGTCAAATAGTAGCAAGGCCTGAACTTGATGGAATTTGCTTGGCCCTTCCTGCTGCCAGTCGAAACTTTGCTGTAGATGGTTTTGTACCAAAACCACGCTAG